The following are encoded in a window of Sebastes umbrosus isolate fSebUmb1 chromosome 7, fSebUmb1.pri, whole genome shotgun sequence genomic DNA:
- the arhgef12a gene encoding rho guanine nucleotide exchange factor 12 isoform X3 translates to MSDTQSSFTDRFPKKANRTSSILSKDHPPDKKPKSDKTSLPSNEFDPTGLVQRCVIIQKDENGFGLTVSGDNPVFVQLVKEDGAAMRAGVQTGDRIIKVNGTLVTHSNHIEVVKLIKSGSYVALTVLGRPPGLAQIPLSEAESEMLGVSISSPNSPAAERPYSPLDRLSSTQTPWDENSSFCNQRIDMLQRMLSKEQQELQAMKEEYSRNPSPKLLKDIQEAKKHIPQLQGQLLKATGATQEAVPGGDANDGSMFETDHTPASKGDNSTDLSWSSTPISRFGPGSPESLYPRESSCPSPKNTPRNSFNSCHSPEAEDATDLDSLSPTTVSSPSSSRLVSQIIGAEDDYFDSDQEQTNGQCNNFNSIEQLKSRPAHLAAFLHHVISQFDPAPVLCYLHADFYKQTNSKETRRVFMDLHTFFIDRGANLKVAVPESISTDLDRRRTELIPEEINRQHVQTLQDSLLPDIQKNLEDFRQKRSMGLTVAEVELSRLDQERVRDRVTLERERSYAENIITKVEDILLTTQTTEEEKCTTMQYVIYTYMKHLGVRVKEPRSLESKRVRINFLPKIKKSIKTEKEGEEKVKKPRFPSILGPQRRPSRIEAASVGKALDGRPRPQKQLSQPTLGASDHMDSGRLRSSQSSEGSELTHSMSLNASSPNSATYCSDNSRDADMGGTPTFGPSRLSDGLQSDPLDGLSYPTSHFDLCSLDQLQEDDRESDRAHDGTPKAIRRLDGLGASDVQSEDDQGTDSEHDPPNWQQLVGREILAGLRPQEIKRQEVINELFYTERAHVRMLRVLDHVFYQKLSKEAILPPADIKNIFTNLDEILLLHVSILEQMAAVRKRNESSVIDQIGDDLLSWFGGGEEEKIKKAVGTFCSNQPFALEIIKTKQKKDSRFTSLVQEAESNRLCRRLQLKDIIPVEMQRLTKYPLLLDNIAKYTDNVAEKDKVKQATECCRKILNHVNQAVKESEDKQRLEDYQRRLDLSSLKQTDNPMILELKNLDLTKRTMVHEGPLSWKVNKDKTIELYTLLLQDILVLLQKQDERLILKCHSKNLTGPADTKSIFSPIIKLNTVLVRSVATDNKSFFVLSMSDNGAQIYELMAPTVSDQKTWQRLITQRADAMKVKPHSVIPLPQTDGERDGVEIITTGVSRLSRDPDRTSTGSTQSTDKESSPAPRGVMQSSLPGSNPFEGVKAEEEEEEEEGFVDPELPYQVAEDGKEGDSFNMFPSRADEALKTLAALKQVLVTQLMSQEAVEQTKRSTGARLLRTTSLRTPVDSRARVMVHNGSEKNSSQTEDPTQDLGSGDTGFFDSPEDYAGYLVLEGYGGPGESSTDDDILASTTGKQLRTSQGCAADSGINLRFSSTSQAGSLSSFSRQVLSHLRNLQANLNYLKEVEAKYNNLIRQRPERSSADADGNKDKR, encoded by the exons GTCTGGTCCAGCGATGTGTGATCATCCAGAAAGATGAAAATGGCTTTGGGCTCACTGTTAGCGGTGACAACCCAGTGTTTGTGCAGCTTGTCAAAGAAG ATGGGGCTGCTATGCGAGCAGGTGttcagacaggagacaggatCATCAAG GTTAACGGGACCCTTGTTACACATTCTAATCACATTGAGGTGGTGAAGCTTATCAAAT CGGGCTCCTATGTGGCCCTCACAGTATTGGGGCGTCCCCCAGGGCTCGCCCAGATCCCTTTGTCTGAAGCAGAGTCTGAAATGTTGGGCGTTAGCATTTCCTCTCCAAACTCCCCAGCAGCAGAACGCCCCTACAGTCCTCTGGACCGCCTCTCCTCCACTCAAACACCATGG gaTGAGAATAGCagtttctgcaaccagaggattGACATGTTGCAAAGGATGCTCTCAAAAGAGCAGCAGGAGCTGCAG GCCATGAAGGAGGAGTACAGCAGGAACCCCTCCCCCAAACTACTGAAAGACATCCAGGAAGCTAAGAAACACATTCCTCAGCTGCAGGGTCAGCTCCTCAAGGCCACTGGGGCAACACAG GAGGCTGTTCCAGGTGGTGATGCAAATGATGGTAGCATGTTTGAGACGGATCACACTCCCGCCTCTAAGGGAGACAACAGTACAGATCTGTCCTGGAGCAGCACTCCT ATATCTCGCTTTGGGCCTGGATCTCCAGAGAGCCTTTACCCAAGAGAGTCATCCTGCCCCAGCCCAAAGAACACACCCAGGAACAGCTTCAACTCCTGCCACTCTCCAGAGGCAGAGGATGCCACTGACCTG GACTCTCTGTCCCCTACCACAGTCAGCAGTCCCTCTTCCTCCCGCCTCGTCTCGCAAATCATCGGAGCTGAGGACGACTATTTTGATTCAGACCAGGAGCAG ACGAACGGCCAGTGTAACAACTTTAACAGTATTGAGCAGCTCAAGTCTCGTCCCGCCCACCTCGCAGCCTTCCTTCACCACGTCATCTCTCAGTTCGACCCTGCTCCTGTG CTGTGCTACCTCCATGCTGACTTCTACAAGCAGACCAACTCCAAAGAGACCAGACGGGTGTTCATGGACCTCCACACCTTCTTCATTGACCGTGGAGCA aatttGAAAGTTGCTGTTCCTGAATCCATCTCTACTGATCTCG aCCGCCGGCGGACAGAACTGATCCCAGAGGAAATAAACAGACAACACGTTCAAACACTGCAGGACTCTCTGCTCCCCGACATCCAGAAGAACCTTGAAGATTTCAG GCAGAAGCGCAGTATGGGCCTAACAGTGGCTGAAGTAGAGCTGTCCAGACTGGACCAAGAGAGAGTCAGGGACCGGGTCACTCTGGAGCGAGAGCGCTCGTATGCTGAAAACATCATCACCAAAGTAGAGGACATCCT GTTAACTACTCAGaccacagaggaagagaaatg CACTACAATGCAGTATGTCATCTATACATACATGAAGCACCTTGGTGTGAGGGTCAAGGAACCTCGTAGTCTGGAGTCCAAACGGGTCAGGATCAACTTTCTTCCCAAGATCAAG aaaagcaTCAAGACAGAAAaggaaggagaagagaaggTGAAGAAACCCAGATTTCCCAGCATCCTTGGACCTCAGCGTCGGCCCAGCCGTATTGAAGCAGCATCGG TGGGTAAAGCCTTGGATGGTCGCCCCCGGCCACAGAAACAGTTGTCTCAGCCTACACTGGGGGCAAGTGATCACATGGATTCTGGCCGTTTAAGAAGCAGCCAGTCGAGCGAGGGCTCTGAACTCACACACTCCATGTCCCTCAACGCCTCGTCTCCAAACAGTGCCACCTATTGCTCAGACAATAGCCGAGACGCTGATATGG GTGGGACTCCGACCTTCGGCCCCTCCAGGCTGAGTGACGGCCTTCAGTCCGACCCTCTTGATGGGTTGTCGTACCCTACTTCGCACTTTGACCTTTGCAGCCTGGACCAACTGCAAGAGGATGACAGAGAAAGCGACAG agCCCATGACGGAACACCAAAGGCCATAAGAAG GCTTGACGGACTGGGTGCGTCTGACGTTCAGAGTGAGGACGACCAGGGAACAGACTCTGAGCATGACCCTCCGAACTGGCAGCAGCTGGTGGGGCGAGAGATCCTAGCGGGTCTCAGGCCTCAGGAAATcaagagacaggaagtcatcaACG AGCTGTTTTATACAGAGCGTGCACATGTCAGGATGCTGAGAGTTTTGGACCATGTTTTCTACCAGAAGCTCTCCAAAGAGGCCATCCTGCCTCCTGCCGACATCAAGAACATCTTCACCAACCTGGACGAGATTCTACTGCTGcatg TTTCAATACTGGAGCAAATGGCAGCCGTTCGGAAGAGAAATGAGTCTTCGGTAATTGATCAGATAGGAGACGACTTGCTCTCCTGG TTCGGCggcggagaggaggagaagatcaAGAAGGCGGTGGGGACGTTCTGCAGCAACCAGCCGTTTGCTCTGGAGATCATCAAGACAAAGCAGAAGAAAGACTCGCGGTTTACTTCGTTGGTCCAG GAGGCAGAGAGTAACAGACTGTGTCGCCGACTGCAGCTTAAGGACATCATTCCTGTGGAGATGCAGCGGCTCACCAAGTACCCCCTGCTACTAGACAACATCGCCAAGTACACAG ACAACGTAGCGGAGAAGGACAAAGTGAAGCAGGCAACAGAGTGCTGTAGAAAGATCCTCAATCACGTCAACCAGGCTGTGAAGGAATCCGAGGACAAGCag AGGTTGGAGGACTATCAGAGAAGATTGGACCTCTCCTCTCTAAAGCAGACAGACAACCCCATGATCCTGGAGCTAAAG AATTTGGATTTAACCAAGAGAACGATGGTGCATGAGGGACCACTGTCATGGAAAGTGAACAAGGACAAGACTATCG AGTTGTACACACTCCTCCTGCAGGACATCCTGGTTCTGCTACAGAAACAAGATGAGCGTCTCATCCTGAAGTGTCACAGTAAAAACCTGACAGGCCCCGCAGATACCAAAAGTATCTTCAGCCCCATCATTAAACTCAACACTGTGCTGGTGCGCTCTGTGGCCACAG ACAACAAGTCCTTCTTCGTCCTATCCATGTCAGACAACGGAGCCCAGATCTATGAGCTGATGGCGCCCACGGTCTCAGATCAGAAAAC gtggcagcgtctAATCACCCAGAGAGCTGATGCCATGAAAGTCAAACCTCACAGCGTCATACCATTACCTCAGACTGA TGGGGAGAGAGACGGTGTGGAGATCATTACAACGGGTGTTTCCAGGCTGAGTCGAGACCCAGACCGCACGTCCACCGGCAGCACCCAGTCTACAG ATAAAGAGAGCAGTCCAGCCCCTAGAGGTGTGATGCAGAGCTCTCTACCAGGTAGTAATCCATTTGAGGGAGTaaaggcagaggaagaggaggaggaggaggaaggtttTGTGGACCCAGAGCTTCCTTACCAAGTGGCTGAAGATGGCAAAGAGGGAGACTCGTTTAACATGTTTCCCTCCAGAGCAGACGAAGCACTGAAAACAT TGGCAGCATTAAAGCAGGTGTTGGTGACCCAGCTGATGTCCCAGGAGGCTGTAGAGCAAACCAAACGCTCCACGGGGGCACGTCTCCTCAGGACCACGTCTCTGCGGACCCCCGTGGACAGCCGCGCACGGGTGATGGTCCACAATGGCTCGGAGAAGAACAGCTCCCAGACAGAGGACCCGACTCAGGACCTGGGCTCCGGGGACACGGGCTTCTTTGATTCTCCTGAAGATTATG CAGGGTATTTAGTCCTGGAGGGTTACGGCGGCCCCGGGGAGAGCAGCACAGACGACGACATCTTGGCATCGACCACAGGGAAGCAGCTGAGAACCTCGCAAGGCTGCGCCGCCGACTCCGGTATCAACTTGAGGTTTTCTTCAACGTCACAGGCCGGCAGCCTCTCCTCTTTTAGCAGACAGGTGTTGTCTCACCTTAGAAACCTTCAGGCCAACCTCAACTATCTGAAG GAGGTTGAGGCCAAGTACAATAATCTAATACGCCAAAGGCCAGAGAGGTCATCAGCAGACGCAGATGGAAACAAAG ATAAGAGATAG